The stretch of DNA GCCCTTCTACTTGGCCAATAATGGTTAGAATATGAATATTTGAAACCTGCGCGGGGACCGGCACCTGAGCCGTGCCCATTTCTTTGATCGCCTCCACGTCAGCCGGTTTCTTATTCTTTTTTTTAGACCTTGGGTTGACTGCAGGCTCAGGAGAATCAGCCACCGGTTCTTCACTCTCCTTTCTTTTTCATTCGTAACTAGGATGCGTAAGTAGGAAAAAAAAATGCGCGCACTGCTGCGCGCTGCCTTAAACAGCCTAGCTTTGTTCTTTTTCATATTTCCATGATGATCGGCATCACCATAGGACGGCGGCCTGTTTTTTCATACAAGAACTTGCCAAGCGTTTCCTTGACCTGGGTCTTAATTGTCGTCCAGTCGGCTCCTCTTTTTTCAAAGCACCTGTCAACCACCTCTTTGACGATCACCTTTGCTTCCTCAATCAGCTCCTCCGCCTCCCTGACATAAACAAACCCGCGGGAAACAATATCGGGTCCGGCAACCAAAAGGTTTGCCTCCTTGTTAATCGTCAGCACGGCAATAAGTATCCCTTCCTGGGACAGCTGCCTCCGATCCCGCAGGACAATGTTGCCGACATCCCCTACGCCGAGCCCGTCGATCAATACCCGCCCTGCTGTAACTTTCGGGCCAAACGAGCCTTTTGCCTTTGTAAATTCTATTACCTGACCGTTTTCGGCCACAAAAATGTTTTCTTTCGGGATACCCATTTGCTGGGCCAGTTTGGCATGTTTCACCAGGTGCCTGTATTCGCCGTGAACCGGCACGAAAAATTTTGGTTTAACCAGGTTGATCATCATTTTCAACTCTTCCTGGCTGGCGTGCCCGGAAGCATGAATCCCGCTTACTGCCTCGTGCATCACATCTGCTCCCTGCCGGTAAAGCTGGTTGACAATCCTGGCAACCAGCTTTTCATTCCCCGGAATGGGTGTCGCCGAGATGATCACCGTGTCGCCGGGAATAATTTCCACCCTGCGGTGATCGGACATGGCCATTCTAGTCAAGGCCGACATGGGTTCTCCCTGGCTCCCGGTGGTGATAATCACTACCCGGTTCCGCGGATAATTGCCAAGCTCTTCCACCTCAACCAGCGTGCCCTCCGGGATAGTCAGGTAGCCCGTTTCCTGGGCGATGGAAGCGACGTTTACCATGCTCCTGCCCAGTATCGCCACCTTCCGGTTATACTTGTTGGCGGCGTTAATGACCTGCTGGATGCGATGGACATTTGAAGCGAATGTCGCCACAATTATGCGCTCTTTGGCCTGGCGGAAGGTTTCTTCAAAGGTCTGGCCGACGACGCGTTCCGATGGCGTAACCCCTGGCCGTTCCACGTTAGTGCTGTCAGAGAGCATAACCAGCACGCCTTTTTCTCCATACTCGGCGATTCGCGCGAAGTCTGTTACGGCACCATCTACGGGTGTCTGGTCGAACTTAAAGTCTCCGGTGTGAAGCACTATGCCTTCGGGAGTATGGATCGCCATCCCTACAGGGTCGGGAATACTATGGCTTACCCTAAAAAACTCAACTTTGAAAAATGAACCAAGTTTCACTTTATCTCTGGGACGAACAGGGATAAGTTTAGCGTTGTTAATGTGGTTTTCTTTCAGTTTTCCTTGCAGTAGTCCCAGGGTCAGCCTGGTGCCGTACACCGGGGTATCAATTTCTTTTAAGACATACGGCAGTGCTCCGATATGGTCCTCGTGACCGTGTGTCAAAACTATTCCCTTGACCATCTCCTTGTTTTCCAGAAGGTAAGTGACATCAGGAATCACAATATCAATTCCCAGCATCTCATCCTCTGGGAACATCAAACCAGAGTCAATCACCATTATTTCGTCGCCGTACCGCAAGACCATCATGTTTTTGCCGACTTCCCCCAGGCCGCCCAGGGGAATCAGCATCAGTTTTCTTTCGTTATCTGCCATTAAATACCTCCTCATATGTTTTATGAAATAGCACAAAAAAAAACCTTCCCCATTCGTCCGCTCAGAAGGTTTTCGATCATCAAGATTAAACCGATCCGACCAGCTACCCTGCGTATATTATAAACCAACAGGGTTTATATGGCAAGTGTTCGCAGAATCATATTAATTCCAAATTTTCCATGGCCTTTTTAATAACCCTTGTTTCTTCCGGCGTGGCCTCGACCAGGGGAAGCCGCGGTTTCCCGGCAGGCAGCCCCAGCAGTGAGACCGCTTTTTTTACCGGAATAGGATTAGTAGTCACAAACATGGCCTTGTACAGCGGGAAAAGCCTCCGGTGAATCTGCCCGGCTTCTTCAATCCAACCTTTCAAATAAGAATAAATCATTTTATTCATCATCTTGCCAGCCACATGGCTGGCCACGCTGATCACGCCGTAGCCGCCTACGGCCATAATGGGCAGCGTCATGCTGTCATCGCCGCTGTATATTAAAAAGTTGTCGGGAATCATCGTCATTAAAGCTGAAACCTGGTCCATATTCCCGCAGGCCTCTTTCAGGGCGGTGATATTTGGTATACCGGCCAACCTGGCCACTGTTTCGGGAAGCATGTTCACTCCTGTCCGCCCAGGCACGTTGTATAGAATTACCGGCAGGTCGGTTGCTCCGGCTACTGTCTTAAAATGCTGGAAAAGTCCTTCCTGGTTGGGCTTATTGTAATAAGGCGTCACGGCCATGATCCCGTCAACCCCCAATTTGGAAGCCTCTGCGGTAAGCCGGGCGCTTTCGATCGTCGAGTTGGAGCCGGTACCGGCAAAAACCCATCCCTTTTCTCCGACAGCATCCTTAATCGCCTTAAACAGGTCCAGTTTTTCTTGTTTCGATAAGGTCGGTGATTCGCCGGTGGTCCCACTTACTACCAAACCCTCGTTGCCGCAATCAAGCAGTTTAAGGGCCAATTGCTGCGCGCCCTCGTAATCCACTCTTTCATCGTCCTTGAATGGCGTAATCATAGCCGCTATCAAGCGGGGATATGCATTCATTTAAAATCAACTCCTTTCAGTTAATCCATAATCGATTCCAATCCGATTTTTAAGCCCTGCCACCCGTCTATCTTTCTCACAGCCATTAAAATTCCTGGTATAAATGATTCTCGAGAAAAAGAATCATGCCTGATGGTCAGAAGCTCTCCACACCCTGAAAACAGTACCTCCTGGTGTGCCACAAGGCTTTTCAGCCTGACGCTGTGTATCCTGATCCCGTTATAATCCGCGCCCCTGGAACCGTCTTCTTTTACCCCGTTCACGCTTCCATTGGCCACAATGTTTTCCCTCATCCCCCGCGCAGTAGCTATGGCTGTCCCCGAAGGGCTATCCAGCTTTTTCTCGTTGTGAAATTCTATTATTTCCGCCTGGTTGAGGTAACGGGAAATCTCCCTGGCCATTTTCATCATCAAAACCGCGCCGAAAGAAAAATTCGGTGCAATCAGCATTCCAACCCCGTTTTTTTTTGCCAGGGAATCAAAGACCTCCAGGTCCATTTGCGACAACCCTGTTGTTCCCAGCACCACCGCTGCGCCCTTTTTCAGCGCAACTTGCACATTTTCCCTCGCTGCCTCCCTATTGGTAAAATCAACAACCACCACCGGTTTTTCAAGTCTATCCAGGAGCTCGCCTAAATTTCCGGAAACCTGGATTCCCGTCGGCCTTGCCTGAATTAAATCCCCAATGTCGCAGCCTACTCCAGAAACGTCAACGGCTCCAACAATTCTTATATCCTCGCACTGGCTGAAACCCCTTATCACTTCTTTACCCATTTTTCCGCATGCGCCAACAACGACTGTATTGATTACTTTCATTATCATCCACCTCTCAAAATCTCTTTCATTCGAGCCGCTCATCGATGAGCAGCAGCGGCTAACAAATAACGACTAAAGGTTAGACCTTTAGCCGTGAACGCTTCCAGCCCCCCTCTCATGCCCTTCGTGAGATAGTGCTCCACCTGGCGCCTGGGCTGGTGCCGGGTGACAGTACTGCATCTGTTAAATGCAGTCCCAGCATAATAAACCGGCCGTTTACCATGCTTCGGCGGTTGCCCCTTTCCTCAAGGTCATTGCTGCCGCGCTTGCTGGAGTACTCTTGGCCACCGCAACCTCTACCCCACCCTAGTTGAGTGAGGTATTATGTTTTTTTTACATTGTATGCCGGCGAGTAATTTTTGTCAATAAATTTGAGAGCAATTCTTTTATATTTTTAATAGGTGTATCTTTTATAGCGCATATGCGAATCGTCGAGATCGACAATGATGACCTCTGAACCGATTTTCCTTACTGCTGACCAGGGAATGGCCAGATTGCTCCTATCCCATAGATTAAGCAGTCCGCCCCTGCTGGGGAGGATTATGGATTCAATCTCCCCGGTTTCCGCCTGGATCACCAGGTCGGAATCGGCCACCGTGCCGAGACGGCTGCCGTTTTGTATATTGACAATATCTTTGCCGATAAGCTCGCTTAATCTCACGACGTTCATCATTCGACCCCTATCTGCCAAACATTTTATAGTAGGCTACAATTAAAAACGGCTGAACAAGCGCAATAAGAATCGCAATCAAGGCGAGAGGATCCATAGTCATGTTCAAAACTCGTACCCTGTCCGGAACCGACATGTCCAAAAAGGAGGTCAACAGGACCAGCGATAAATAGACCCCTCCAGCAATGGCCACCAACTCGGCAAGGGCCACAGAGGCCGGTGAGGGCGCAGCATTTTCGATCTTTTCCAGGCTGCGTGTTCTTTTTAAATTAATCCTGGT from Peptococcaceae bacterium encodes:
- a CDS encoding ribonuclease J: MADNERKLMLIPLGGLGEVGKNMMVLRYGDEIMVIDSGLMFPEDEMLGIDIVIPDVTYLLENKEMVKGIVLTHGHEDHIGALPYVLKEIDTPVYGTRLTLGLLQGKLKENHINNAKLIPVRPRDKVKLGSFFKVEFFRVSHSIPDPVGMAIHTPEGIVLHTGDFKFDQTPVDGAVTDFARIAEYGEKGVLVMLSDSTNVERPGVTPSERVVGQTFEETFRQAKERIIVATFASNVHRIQQVINAANKYNRKVAILGRSMVNVASIAQETGYLTIPEGTLVEVEELGNYPRNRVVIITTGSQGEPMSALTRMAMSDHRRVEIIPGDTVIISATPIPGNEKLVARIVNQLYRQGADVMHEAVSGIHASGHASQEELKMMINLVKPKFFVPVHGEYRHLVKHAKLAQQMGIPKENIFVAENGQVIEFTKAKGSFGPKVTAGRVLIDGLGVGDVGNIVLRDRRQLSQEGILIAVLTINKEANLLVAGPDIVSRGFVYVREAEELIEEAKVIVKEVVDRCFEKRGADWTTIKTQVKETLGKFLYEKTGRRPMVMPIIMEI
- a CDS encoding YlmC/YmxH family sporulation protein, yielding MRLSELIGKDIVNIQNGSRLGTVADSDLVIQAETGEIESIILPSRGGLLNLWDRSNLAIPWSAVRKIGSEVIIVDLDDSHMRYKRYTY
- the dapA gene encoding 4-hydroxy-tetrahydrodipicolinate synthase, yielding MNAYPRLIAAMITPFKDDERVDYEGAQQLALKLLDCGNEGLVVSGTTGESPTLSKQEKLDLFKAIKDAVGEKGWVFAGTGSNSTIESARLTAEASKLGVDGIMAVTPYYNKPNQEGLFQHFKTVAGATDLPVILYNVPGRTGVNMLPETVARLAGIPNITALKEACGNMDQVSALMTMIPDNFLIYSGDDSMTLPIMAVGGYGVISVASHVAGKMMNKMIYSYLKGWIEEAGQIHRRLFPLYKAMFVTTNPIPVKKAVSLLGLPAGKPRLPLVEATPEETRVIKKAMENLELI
- the dapB gene encoding 4-hydroxy-tetrahydrodipicolinate reductase, with amino-acid sequence MKVINTVVVGACGKMGKEVIRGFSQCEDIRIVGAVDVSGVGCDIGDLIQARPTGIQVSGNLGELLDRLEKPVVVVDFTNREAARENVQVALKKGAAVVLGTTGLSQMDLEVFDSLAKKNGVGMLIAPNFSFGAVLMMKMAREISRYLNQAEIIEFHNEKKLDSPSGTAIATARGMRENIVANGSVNGVKEDGSRGADYNGIRIHSVRLKSLVAHQEVLFSGCGELLTIRHDSFSRESFIPGILMAVRKIDGWQGLKIGLESIMD